In Nitrospinaceae bacterium, the sequence CTGCTCGCCAGAGGGAAGAGAGAAATTCAGCTTGACCAAATTCCCCGCCTCGGCAGCAAATCCAGAATGCGCCATCGCCCCGCCTTCGCTCAAATCTCGAATGATCCCCTGCCGTGTGCCGTCAATGCCCTCTTGGCTGTAGATGGTGAATATCTCGGTCACAGCTCTGGGGGAGGTTCGCTCAATGTGATGTGCATCCTGGCGAGGGGGCTCGATGGAGAAAACATGAAAGACCCGAATTTCATCGGATTTTCCCTTCACCTTGATCGGGCCCTTGTCCTCGGCCTTGGCAAAATCCTTGATTAGATCCCATGTATACTCGCTGATGCAAAGTGTGCCTGCCTCGGAGGAACTTTCCATCCGGCTCGCCAGGTTCACCGCATCGCCAATGACGGTGTAGTCCATCCGTTGAGGCGATCCTAAATTTCCCGCCACAACCGGTCCCGAGTTCACCCCCACCCGCATTTGAAAGGTCGGCTTTCCTTCAGACTTCCACTTGGCCATCAACTTATCGCAGGCCGCCAGCATATTAAGGCCCGCATCGACGGCCATCGCCGCGTGATGAGGATCATGCACCGGGGCACCGAAAATGGCCATCGTAGCGTCGCCGATAAATTTATCGAGGGTCCCGTCATTAGTAAATATGGCGTCAGCCATTACGGTAAAATATTCGTTCATCAGCTTGACCAACTCAATCGGCGTGAGGTCCTCACTGAACGATGTGAAGCCAACCACGTCGGAGAAAAGAACTGAGCAGTCGATGGTCGCGCCACCTAGCTCGAAATTTTCACCCTGTTTGAGAATGTCATCTACCACCGAAGGAGACAGATAACGCGAAAGATTTGATCGTTTTGCTGTCTCCTCCCGGATGTTTTCATACAGGCGGGCATTCTCAATGGCACCGGCCGAGGCCGAGGCAAAAGAGGCTGCAAGGCGCAAAAGGTCTTCTGTAAACCCTGGCGCGCCTGCCTGATTATCTAGATAAAGGGTCCCGAGGTTCCGCTCATGAAAATCAACAGGCACACAAAGTACAGCCCTCGCATCCGAGCGCATGACACTCGCGAACTCTGCCACCCTGTCGTCGCCTTTCGAGTTCGCGGTAAAAAACGGCGTTCCATCATTAGCAACCGTACTGGCAATACCTGTGCTGAACTCCCGCGACTCGTCATCGGCGAGCGCCTCCCCCATGCCCCTCGCCACACTCACATCGAGCGCCCCGGTTGTCTGATTTTTCAGCATCAAGAAGCCACGTTCGGCGTTTAGTGTTTTGATGGCCGAATCCATTATCAACTCCAGGAGTGGCGCTAGATGGGTTTCTTGATTCAGTGCGTTACTGACCTCAAGGAGATTTTCTAGATCCTGGCCTGCACGGCGAAGGGAGCCAACCTGTCTTTTCACACCAACGATGGCATCAGCTATCTGACCGACTTGAGAGGAAATATTTGTTGGTATTGCCTCAGGACTCTGTTGACGTATTTCGTAGATGGCGCGGGATAGTCCGCCAACTGTTTCCTCAAGGGTATCAAAAGGATCAGCACCCGCTTGAGGAACTGTTGGAGGCGACGCTACGGGTGCGGGAACCTGCGCCACGGGAGGATTCACAAGTGTCGAAGGCCCCGCAGGAGCGGGAGGAGACGGAAGATTCGTGCGAGCCGGGGCCACCGGCGCCGAGAATTCAAGCTCGGGAAACGTTGGCGTAAATGTATATTCGCACTTCTTGCATTTCACCCGCATCTTGGCAAGTTCCGCCGCCGGGCGACCCACGCGATAAACCGCCTGGCATTCTGGGCACTGGATGCGGGTTGGTGCTAATTTCTGCTCCAAGTCAATCCTCTTTCATTAAAGGTCGGTGGGCTCTGTGCTATTTGAGGGCCCGGAGCACCACTAGAAGTTCATCCACCGTCTGACAACGTGAATCAGGCTCTTTCTCAATACATTTGAGCACGATAGCTTCTAGCTCAGGAGACACCTCGGGGTGCCTCATGGAGATTTTGGGTGGTTCTTCATGGATATGCAAATATGCGATATCGCCTTCAGTAAAAGGGGGGGCTCCGGTGAGCATTTCATAGAAAGTAATCCCCAGCGAATAGATGTCGCTTCTGCCGTCCGTTTCTGTCCCCCGGATTTGCTCAGGAGGCATGTAATAGGGTGTCCCCATCACTTGACCCACCTGGGTCTCCCCACTGCCCCCCCCCTTCCGGGAGAGACCAAAGTCTGCGATCTTCACTCCCCCGCTTTTGGTCACCATTATGTTGTCAGGTTTAATATCGCGGTGAACGACCTCGGCCCTGTGGGCAAATGCCAAAGGCTCGCACATCCTGATGGCAAGCTGTTTGAAATGCGACATTGGACATTTTCGGCCACCGAGCAGGTCATTAAGACTTTTCCCCTCGACAAATTCCATCACAATGAACATCGGCTCCTCGGCGCGAATATCATAAACCGTGATGATGCCCGGATGCTCCAAGGCAGCAGCACTCTGCGCCTCAGTGATAAAGCGTGCCAGGGCCTCTGAGTCTTGCCCGAGATCTCCGAGAATCATCTTGATGGCTACGGGACGATCAAGAATTTTATCTCGCCCCCGGTAGACTACACCCATCGCACCCCGGCCTAGCTCCTTGATGTCATCATAGCGTTTCGAAAGAATATCCATCGGATCGAGAGATTCTGGGGCGGAAGCAATTACCCCTGCTGAGGCGGAAACGGAAGCTGCCTCAATCTCCTTCTCAAGCCGTTTGACTTGGCCAACCGCGTCTCTAAAGGCAGAATCTGCCTCCACCGTCACAGTGTAATACTTCATGGCCAGAATCTGCTCCCCACCCTCCTCAAACGCCTGGGCAATCTCGTAGGACCAGTCCAATCGATTTTCATCGGGAATACGTAAATTGAAGAGGATTTCATAAACCCCATCGGCGGTGTCGAGCTCGCCCCGGCCAAAATGAATTTGCCCTAACTGAAAAAGCGCGTCTGCGCGTACAGGCGAGCGCTCGGCGGCGGCTTTTTGAAGGTGAGAAACAATCACCTCCTCATCAGCGCCCATTGCCCGCTCGATGCCAGCTAGCTCAAGGTGGGCTTTTGCCGCCTCCGAGGCCGGCATGCGACCCGTACCCAAAAGGCTTTCAAGTTTCTCTTTGCGATTAATACCTCGTGCCTGCGTAATTTGTTGAAGTTGAGAGGTGAGATTTTCATCGTCAGGGAAATAATGGACAAGCTTTTCGGCTAGGCTCTCTGCGCGGGGCATCTCCCCTGCGGCGAAAGCCTTATTCATGCTCCCCTTGAGCAAACGACCGAGTTCATCACGCGCGCCTTGCTCATTCGGCTGATTCTTTACAAGCGCCTCAAGATGGCGGCAAGCTCTGTCATCCTCGCCCGACTCCTCGCACATCTTGGCCAGTTTACGGCGGAGAGTTGGGGAGTCGTCATGGCGGCGCACGACCTCCTCAAGACGCTCGACAATCAAAGCTTCTCCTACCTCGAATAAAGGCTCGGCCTCTTCGTAGTGTGCCAGCGCCCCGCCAACATCACTGTCATGGAGCGCACCATCTCCTTTGACAAGCGCCAACCACCCACTTTCCGTACTGTTTTTGGGTTTCAGAGAGTCGAGAACTTTTGTGGCGCCAGCTTTTTCACCCTCAAATAGGAGGAGATGGGCAACCTTGAAAGCGGGCGCCATGTCGCCTTTTAACTCTTCCATCTCTTTTTTGTAGCGCGCATA encodes:
- a CDS encoding GAF domain-containing protein — translated: MEQKLAPTRIQCPECQAVYRVGRPAAELAKMRVKCKKCEYTFTPTFPELEFSAPVAPARTNLPSPPAPAGPSTLVNPPVAQVPAPVASPPTVPQAGADPFDTLEETVGGLSRAIYEIRQQSPEAIPTNISSQVGQIADAIVGVKRQVGSLRRAGQDLENLLEVSNALNQETHLAPLLELIMDSAIKTLNAERGFLMLKNQTTGALDVSVARGMGEALADDESREFSTGIASTVANDGTPFFTANSKGDDRVAEFASVMRSDARAVLCVPVDFHERNLGTLYLDNQAGAPGFTEDLLRLAASFASASAGAIENARLYENIREETAKRSNLSRYLSPSVVDDILKQGENFELGGATIDCSVLFSDVVGFTSFSEDLTPIELVKLMNEYFTVMADAIFTNDGTLDKFIGDATMAIFGAPVHDPHHAAMAVDAGLNMLAACDKLMAKWKSEGKPTFQMRVGVNSGPVVAGNLGSPQRMDYTVIGDAVNLASRMESSSEAGTLCISEYTWDLIKDFAKAEDKGPIKVKGKSDEIRVFHVFSIEPPRQDAHHIERTSPRAVTEIFTIYSQEGIDGTRQGIIRDLSEGGAMAHSGFAAEAGNLVKLNFSLPSGEQVKEISAVVVRVSSIEDEGAGFQINLKFVDMDENSRTILGTYVHSQIEKGAD
- a CDS encoding protein kinase: MALFATEDIKKIDNLYQQGQWQKIIQNLGHKPLGEYDDIRLLNDLAIAYHQLKNWDRVIEVYERIRAIEPWPDLMKQQSELTVRYMRYHAVMGEALYRKGEFDKALSIFNDLKAVGSRFSDKYYFSGRIHTKLGDYRMALLEFKGMIANVPGRMREVVRGLCELIEANPAQAGVYEQLHKACSHNDRLEHYYARYKKEMEELKGDMAPAFKVAHLLLFEGEKAGATKVLDSLKPKNSTESGWLALVKGDGALHDSDVGGALAHYEEAEPLFEVGEALIVERLEEVVRRHDDSPTLRRKLAKMCEESGEDDRACRHLEALVKNQPNEQGARDELGRLLKGSMNKAFAAGEMPRAESLAEKLVHYFPDDENLTSQLQQITQARGINRKEKLESLLGTGRMPASEAAKAHLELAGIERAMGADEEVIVSHLQKAAAERSPVRADALFQLGQIHFGRGELDTADGVYEILFNLRIPDENRLDWSYEIAQAFEEGGEQILAMKYYTVTVEADSAFRDAVGQVKRLEKEIEAASVSASAGVIASAPESLDPMDILSKRYDDIKELGRGAMGVVYRGRDKILDRPVAIKMILGDLGQDSEALARFITEAQSAAALEHPGIITVYDIRAEEPMFIVMEFVEGKSLNDLLGGRKCPMSHFKQLAIRMCEPLAFAHRAEVVHRDIKPDNIMVTKSGGVKIADFGLSRKGGGSGETQVGQVMGTPYYMPPEQIRGTETDGRSDIYSLGITFYEMLTGAPPFTEGDIAYLHIHEEPPKISMRHPEVSPELEAIVLKCIEKEPDSRCQTVDELLVVLRALK